One window of Phycisphaeraceae bacterium genomic DNA carries:
- a CDS encoding CehA/McbA family metallohydrolase, producing MSLKMRCVSNAREARGSSTTHALLGLLLAGAFALPTLAQPLKVYFGNLHAHTSYSDGSGTPAMAFDHARLNGLDFMAITEHNHAQAERNAGDRRDGILIATDHSLYRGTPANGERSLVDAALEASASGLFVALYGQEFSTISSGNHANVYEVQDVIPSTSGRYDQLVHWLASNPDSTGKPAFIQLNHPSSEYRRTTEYGRDDFGGDDNWIREMGRHAALIEIISGPALSTGSRLSVPRDKEFDYVHYLNLGFRVAPTANQDNHYFNWGDLTTARTGVIAHELSRNAIIEAIRARHVYATTDHNLRVIARVNGRLCGSAIPVPPTGSELAITIEIHDDDEPDAEYRIEVFSDDAPGGPLASSIEFMDLGVGNGTHTVEGIAATGPDQYVFFRIYQRITESDGEDARGDSVWTAPVWMDPRVTDDQAPAPTPSVVASKNSKIYHVDPSCSGARAIKPANKLFGDDAMQGRTPHDGCPR from the coding sequence ATGAGTCTGAAGATGCGATGCGTGTCGAACGCGCGAGAAGCGCGTGGCAGTTCGACAACACACGCCCTGCTCGGCCTGCTCCTCGCCGGCGCGTTCGCGCTCCCCACGCTCGCACAGCCCCTCAAGGTCTACTTCGGCAATCTCCATGCCCACACCAGTTACAGCGACGGCTCCGGCACGCCCGCGATGGCCTTCGATCACGCGCGGCTCAACGGCCTCGACTTCATGGCCATCACCGAGCACAACCACGCCCAGGCCGAACGCAACGCGGGCGATCGACGCGACGGCATCCTCATCGCCACCGACCACTCCCTCTACCGAGGCACGCCCGCCAACGGCGAACGCTCCCTCGTCGATGCCGCACTCGAAGCATCCGCCTCCGGTCTCTTCGTCGCCCTCTACGGCCAGGAGTTCAGCACGATCTCCAGCGGCAACCACGCCAACGTCTACGAGGTCCAGGACGTCATCCCCAGCACAAGCGGCCGATACGACCAGCTCGTCCACTGGCTCGCATCCAACCCCGACTCGACCGGCAAGCCCGCCTTCATCCAGCTCAACCACCCGAGCTCGGAATACCGCCGCACCACCGAGTACGGACGCGACGACTTCGGGGGCGACGACAACTGGATCCGAGAGATGGGCCGCCACGCCGCGCTCATCGAGATCATCAGCGGACCCGCCCTCTCAACCGGCTCCCGGCTCTCGGTGCCGCGCGACAAAGAGTTCGACTACGTCCACTACCTCAACCTCGGCTTCCGCGTCGCGCCCACCGCCAACCAGGACAACCACTACTTCAACTGGGGCGACCTCACCACCGCACGCACAGGCGTCATCGCTCACGAACTCTCACGCAACGCAATCATCGAAGCCATCCGCGCACGCCACGTCTACGCAACCACCGACCACAACCTCCGCGTCATCGCCCGCGTCAACGGGCGTCTGTGCGGCTCCGCCATCCCCGTCCCCCCGACCGGCAGCGAACTCGCCATCACCATCGAGATCCACGACGACGACGAGCCCGACGCCGAGTACCGCATCGAGGTCTTCAGCGACGATGCGCCCGGAGGCCCGCTCGCGTCGAGCATCGAGTTCATGGATCTCGGTGTCGGCAACGGCACACACACCGTCGAAGGCATCGCCGCGACGGGTCCGGATCAATACGTCTTCTTCCGCATCTACCAGCGCATCACCGAGAGCGACGGCGAAGACGCACGGGGCGACAGCGTCTGGACCGCCCCCGTCTGGATGGACCCGCGTGTCACCGACGATCAAGCACCCGCGCCGACACCCTCCGTCGTCGCCTCGAAGAACTCAAAGATCTACCACGTCGATCCCTCGTGCAGCGGAGCCCGCGCCATCAAGCCCGCCAACAAACTCTTCGGCGACGATGCCATGCAGGGCCGCACGCCCCACGACGGCTGCCCCAGATAG
- a CDS encoding bifunctional riboflavin kinase/FMN adenylyltransferase, whose product MAARSVLTIGTFDGVHMGHRALIERAGEIARGAGARVVALAFDPHPMTRLRPASAPARLTTFGWREALLREAGADEVVRLNPFDGLLELTPEAFVSQIVSRYAPIAIVEGDDFRFGKGRTGDVDVLRRLGEQSGFETVVVAPVEVALGDASIARASSTGVRRLLLSGRASDAARVLGRPYRLMGKVVRGDRRGRTIGYPTANLDSELMLPADGVYAARAQLADGRVFGAALSVGTKPTFTDAPSRACEAFFLDAPRATQGDPRIEGLDEYGWALSLDIVGWVREQVRFHGLEPLLGQMARDCDRIREMLRGAERVAEEVA is encoded by the coding sequence GTGGCGGCCCGGAGCGTGCTGACGATCGGAACCTTCGACGGCGTTCATATGGGGCATCGCGCCCTGATTGAACGGGCCGGGGAGATCGCGAGGGGTGCCGGGGCTCGGGTGGTTGCGCTCGCGTTCGATCCGCACCCGATGACGCGGCTGCGTCCGGCATCGGCCCCTGCACGCCTCACCACGTTCGGGTGGCGGGAGGCGCTGCTGCGGGAGGCGGGTGCTGATGAGGTTGTGCGACTGAATCCGTTCGACGGGCTGCTGGAACTGACGCCGGAGGCGTTTGTGTCGCAGATTGTGTCGCGTTACGCGCCGATCGCGATCGTTGAGGGAGATGACTTTCGGTTCGGGAAGGGTCGAACGGGTGATGTCGATGTGCTGCGCCGGCTGGGGGAGCAATCGGGGTTTGAGACGGTGGTTGTGGCACCTGTTGAGGTTGCGCTTGGCGATGCGTCGATCGCTCGCGCTTCGAGCACCGGGGTGAGGCGTCTGCTTCTGTCGGGGAGGGCGAGTGACGCGGCCCGGGTGCTCGGGCGCCCGTATCGGCTGATGGGGAAGGTTGTGCGTGGGGATCGGCGCGGGCGGACGATCGGGTATCCGACGGCGAACCTCGACAGCGAGTTGATGCTGCCTGCGGACGGCGTGTACGCGGCGCGTGCGCAGCTCGCGGATGGGCGGGTGTTCGGGGCCGCGCTTTCGGTGGGAACCAAGCCGACGTTCACGGATGCGCCTTCGCGGGCGTGCGAGGCGTTCTTTCTGGATGCGCCTCGGGCAACGCAGGGTGATCCGCGGATCGAGGGGCTTGATGAGTACGGGTGGGCCTTGTCGCTGGATATTGTCGGCTGGGTTCGCGAGCAGGTGCGATTCCACGGGCTGGAGCCGCTGCTCGGCCAGATGGCTCGTGATTGCGATCGGATCCGCGAGATGCTGCGTGGCGCGGAGCGGGTTGCGGAGGAGGTGGCATGA
- a CDS encoding PqqD family peptide modification chaperone — MNDRPTFSPFWHRVRAMRPRLRPHTQITRQHYRGRRWHVVQDPATNQYYRLNPIAYQFVSLLDGARTIEDAWKLSLGEHGDAAPTQNEVITLISQLYNANLLAVETTPETDQLLRRGRERFKKKAMSQAIGLMYFKMRLFNPDPLLTRIEPVLRPLLNKWGFLFWLAFVIFAAFRLAPEWAQLRSGVESAVAPANWGWMALVFVVTKAIHEIGHGVICKRFGGQVPEFGAMLLVLVPAPYVDASACWAFASKWKRIAVGAGGMIFELFIAAIAAHVWLATPQGELLHQIAYNAMLTAGISTVLFNANPLMRFDGYYILSDLLEVPNLMQRSTSMLTHLCQKHIYRLKDATPPTTLPGERRILLTYGVLALAYRIFLFISITLYVMGKLFAIGLVLAIWTGVMWFVLPLGKLSHWLAAHPPLAEHRFRAVATTLGLFLAAMLAVGAIPAPDRRRATGVVESEARTGIFAGANGFVRVAHVRAGDRVRAGDPIVTCNSPELERALEAARAMLEGALSQEREATVQDPALALVARERVAAINAQIAFIEDRLSRLIVRAPHDGTVVGSDPAQLVGAFAREGDGICEIVDESRVRVAALLPQKEAAWHFELGTEGYAVRMRSFSRPGHEIEGANVRVIDAGQVRLPHAALGFAGGGVVETQQSDKQGRMAKKPQFVLYVEPPAGSAPAIGAPGERVALRFHLPWRPLMAQWVDRLQKLVQGRVDV; from the coding sequence ATGAACGACCGCCCCACCTTCAGCCCCTTCTGGCACCGCGTCCGCGCCATGCGCCCGCGCCTCAGGCCCCACACACAGATCACCCGCCAGCACTACCGAGGCCGACGCTGGCACGTCGTGCAGGACCCCGCCACAAACCAGTACTACCGGCTCAACCCCATCGCCTACCAGTTCGTCTCCCTCCTCGACGGCGCACGCACCATCGAAGACGCATGGAAACTCTCCCTCGGTGAGCACGGCGATGCCGCCCCCACGCAGAACGAGGTCATCACACTCATCTCACAGCTCTACAACGCCAACCTCCTCGCCGTCGAGACAACGCCCGAGACCGATCAGCTCCTCCGACGCGGCCGCGAACGCTTCAAGAAAAAGGCCATGTCCCAGGCCATCGGCCTCATGTACTTCAAGATGCGCCTCTTCAATCCCGACCCGCTCCTCACCAGGATCGAGCCGGTGCTCAGGCCGCTCCTCAACAAATGGGGCTTCCTCTTCTGGCTCGCCTTCGTCATCTTCGCCGCATTCCGCCTCGCGCCGGAGTGGGCCCAGCTCCGCAGCGGCGTCGAATCAGCCGTCGCGCCCGCAAACTGGGGGTGGATGGCCCTCGTCTTCGTCGTCACCAAGGCGATCCACGAGATCGGCCACGGCGTCATCTGCAAACGCTTCGGCGGACAGGTCCCCGAGTTCGGCGCGATGCTCCTCGTCCTCGTTCCCGCACCATACGTCGACGCCTCCGCATGCTGGGCATTCGCCAGCAAGTGGAAGCGCATCGCCGTCGGCGCAGGCGGCATGATCTTCGAGCTCTTCATCGCCGCCATCGCCGCCCACGTCTGGCTCGCCACCCCGCAGGGCGAACTGCTCCATCAGATCGCCTACAACGCGATGCTCACCGCCGGCATCTCGACCGTCCTCTTCAACGCCAACCCCCTCATGCGCTTCGACGGCTACTACATCCTGAGCGACCTGCTCGAGGTGCCGAACCTCATGCAACGCTCGACCTCCATGCTCACCCACCTCTGCCAGAAGCACATCTACCGGCTTAAGGACGCCACACCCCCGACCACACTCCCCGGCGAGCGACGCATCCTCCTCACCTACGGCGTGCTCGCCCTCGCCTATCGCATCTTCCTCTTCATCTCGATCACGCTCTACGTCATGGGCAAGCTCTTCGCCATCGGGCTCGTGCTGGCGATCTGGACCGGCGTCATGTGGTTCGTCCTCCCCCTCGGCAAACTCTCGCACTGGCTCGCCGCTCATCCGCCCCTCGCCGAGCATCGTTTCCGCGCCGTCGCCACCACGCTCGGGCTCTTCCTCGCCGCCATGCTCGCCGTCGGCGCCATCCCAGCCCCCGATCGCCGGCGCGCAACCGGCGTGGTCGAAAGCGAGGCACGCACCGGCATCTTCGCCGGCGCAAACGGCTTCGTGCGAGTCGCCCACGTCCGCGCCGGTGACCGCGTCCGCGCAGGCGATCCGATCGTGACGTGCAACAGCCCCGAGCTCGAACGGGCCCTCGAAGCCGCCCGAGCAATGCTCGAAGGCGCGCTCAGCCAGGAGCGCGAGGCAACCGTCCAGGATCCCGCCCTCGCGCTCGTCGCTCGCGAACGCGTCGCCGCCATCAACGCACAGATCGCCTTCATCGAAGATCGCCTCTCGCGCCTCATCGTCCGTGCCCCGCACGACGGCACCGTCGTCGGCAGCGACCCGGCCCAGCTCGTCGGCGCGTTCGCGCGAGAAGGAGACGGCATCTGCGAGATCGTCGATGAGTCCCGCGTCCGCGTCGCCGCTCTGCTCCCCCAGAAAGAAGCCGCGTGGCACTTCGAACTCGGCACAGAGGGATACGCCGTCCGTATGAGGTCGTTCTCACGACCCGGGCACGAGATCGAGGGCGCCAACGTCCGCGTCATCGACGCCGGACAGGTCCGACTGCCGCACGCCGCACTCGGCTTCGCCGGAGGTGGCGTCGTCGAGACGCAGCAATCCGACAAACAGGGAAGAATGGCCAAGAAGCCCCAGTTCGTCCTCTACGTCGAGCCACCGGCAGGGAGCGCACCCGCGATCGGCGCGCCCGGCGAACGCGTCGCCCTCCGATTCCACCTCCCCTGGAGGCCGCTCATGGCCCAGTGGGTCGATCGTTTGCAGAAACTCGTTCAGGGAAGGGTGGACGTGTGA
- the mgtE gene encoding magnesium transporter — MKSLAALIQPEIEEMIRAGQFGELRETLHQLPPADVAEVFSELDGADAAVAFRFLYRDDAGEVFSYLEPEDQERLISKLGDEGSRRVIEAMSTDDRVRLLDELPYTVAQRIIQSLDPAERQATLAILGYPQESVGRLMTTDYVAVRADWTVEQALAHLRKHGRDAETINVVYITDDGGRLVDDIRIRQLILADPQATLGSIGDSNFVALTADQDQEEAVRLMSRYDRIALPVLDSRGKLLGIVTHDDVADVAQAEATEDMQMMGAVAALEDAYIDTGHFEMYRKRAIWLAVLFVGQTVTIVVLGSFQDQLDKATVLVFFLPLVISCGGNSGSQAATLLTRALSLGEVAPSDWLAIVKKELATGLMLSGSLGLLGTLVVFGFTAAGHPHTAFRLPLAITVAVAIMAVVAWGTTLGSLLPLALKRFGVDPAIASTPLVATLMDASGTLIYLLVAVLILTGQLL, encoded by the coding sequence GTGAAGAGTCTGGCGGCACTGATCCAGCCCGAGATCGAGGAGATGATCCGCGCGGGTCAGTTTGGTGAGCTGCGCGAGACGCTGCACCAGTTGCCGCCCGCGGACGTGGCGGAGGTGTTCAGCGAGTTGGACGGCGCGGACGCGGCGGTGGCGTTCCGGTTTCTGTATCGGGACGATGCGGGCGAGGTGTTCTCGTATCTGGAGCCGGAGGATCAGGAGCGGCTGATATCGAAGCTCGGCGACGAGGGTTCTCGGCGCGTGATCGAGGCGATGAGCACGGACGATCGCGTGCGTCTGCTCGATGAGCTTCCGTACACGGTGGCGCAGCGGATTATCCAGTCGCTCGACCCGGCGGAGCGTCAGGCGACGCTGGCGATCCTGGGGTATCCGCAGGAGTCGGTCGGGCGTCTGATGACGACGGATTATGTTGCGGTGCGCGCGGATTGGACGGTTGAGCAGGCGCTCGCGCACCTCCGGAAGCACGGGAGAGACGCCGAGACGATCAATGTCGTCTACATCACGGATGACGGGGGGCGGCTGGTTGACGACATCCGCATCCGGCAGTTGATTCTTGCGGATCCGCAGGCGACGCTCGGTTCGATCGGCGACAGCAACTTCGTTGCGCTCACGGCGGATCAGGATCAAGAAGAGGCGGTGCGACTGATGTCGCGGTATGACAGGATCGCGCTCCCGGTGCTGGATTCTCGCGGGAAGCTGCTGGGGATCGTGACGCACGACGACGTGGCCGACGTGGCGCAGGCCGAGGCGACGGAAGATATGCAGATGATGGGCGCGGTTGCCGCGCTCGAAGACGCGTACATCGATACCGGTCATTTCGAGATGTACCGCAAGCGTGCGATCTGGCTGGCGGTGCTGTTTGTGGGGCAGACGGTCACCATCGTGGTGCTGGGCTCGTTCCAGGATCAGCTGGATAAGGCGACGGTGCTGGTGTTCTTTCTGCCGCTGGTGATCTCGTGCGGGGGGAACTCGGGCTCGCAGGCGGCGACGCTGCTGACGCGCGCGCTCTCGCTGGGGGAGGTGGCTCCGTCGGACTGGCTGGCGATCGTGAAGAAGGAGCTTGCGACGGGGCTGATGCTGAGCGGTTCGCTCGGGCTACTGGGGACGCTGGTTGTGTTCGGCTTCACGGCGGCGGGGCACCCGCACACGGCGTTTCGTCTGCCTCTGGCGATCACTGTTGCGGTCGCGATCATGGCGGTGGTGGCGTGGGGGACGACGCTGGGGTCGCTGCTGCCGCTCGCGCTGAAGCGATTCGGGGTTGATCCCGCGATCGCTTCTACGCCGCTGGTGGCGACGCTGATGGACGCATCGGGGACGCTTATCTATCTGCTCGTGGCGGTGTTGATCCTGACGGGGCAACTGCTTTGA
- a CDS encoding PIG-L family deacetylase — protein MANVLVVGPHPDDQEIGMGGTIALLASQGHDVLLLDMTDGEPTPHGDRETRAKEAARAAEILSEGGAPVRRRLLGLRNRFVEHTIEARHLVAGAIRAHQAEIVFCPHPEDAHPDHVAVTRIVEDARFDAKLTKLEMPGDEGRPPIYPPWLFYYYASHLRRVADPSFIMDISPFAERKIESITAYRSQFVVPEKNRRVVEWVRAAGVYFGSRIGVGVGEPFFTREPIGLGSLAGVVNVTGS, from the coding sequence ATGGCGAATGTGCTGGTGGTCGGCCCACACCCTGATGACCAGGAGATCGGCATGGGCGGGACGATCGCGCTGCTCGCTTCGCAGGGGCACGACGTCCTGCTTCTGGACATGACCGATGGGGAACCGACGCCCCACGGCGATCGTGAGACGCGCGCGAAAGAGGCGGCGCGCGCGGCGGAGATCCTGAGCGAGGGGGGAGCGCCCGTGCGGAGGCGGTTGCTCGGGCTTCGGAATCGGTTCGTGGAGCACACGATCGAGGCGCGGCATCTCGTAGCGGGCGCGATCCGGGCACACCAGGCGGAGATCGTCTTCTGCCCGCACCCGGAGGATGCGCACCCCGACCATGTGGCGGTGACGCGGATCGTTGAGGACGCGAGGTTCGACGCGAAGCTGACAAAGCTCGAGATGCCGGGCGATGAGGGGCGTCCCCCGATCTATCCCCCGTGGCTGTTCTATTACTACGCGTCGCATCTGCGGCGCGTGGCGGACCCCTCGTTCATCATGGACATCTCGCCGTTCGCGGAGCGGAAGATCGAGTCGATCACGGCGTATCGCTCGCAGTTTGTCGTGCCCGAGAAGAATCGGCGGGTGGTCGAGTGGGTGCGTGCGGCGGGCGTGTACTTCGGCTCGCGGATCGGTGTCGGGGTGGGCGAGCCGTTCTTTACGAGGGAGCCGATCGGGCTTGGCTCGCTGGCGGGCGTTGTGAACGTGACGGGGAGTTGA
- a CDS encoding tRNA-dihydrouridine synthase family protein, giving the protein MLRIVPPMGCQSNNATPPGPAIAPGAESLDAMHIAESIGSGRHRDWSGAANPRVTQAVPGFDAPFFQAGLAGYSDAAMRIVARRHGCPYCVTEALLDRTLLAGGRGFVKADLGELHDNVPGGAEDHPLAVQIMGSDPNEMAAAAIKAIEQGKRTDKAYRALAYSHLTHDPSGALVKFKPDDLDHEPEYEEITCGEDEEEATQSQSHEVTKSVSHTPSPLCPSAPLSPLTFSTVDVNLACPVKKIKSKARGGHWLAEPEGAIKILEAVREAVPAHIPCTVKLRRSFDDTPEMVEAFYRIYDASYDMGYAWATVHARTVEQKYVGPSRWDLLREIVNRTPDRVVFGSGDIWNVHDIFRMLAYTGVSAVAVARGCIGNPWIFRQARMMLAGTEPTRPTIPEQREVLEQHYRLALAANRRMRHPDDYTSKNMRKFGIRFAEHHPDSEQVRLRFIAVKGIEDWRRVLEDHYAQP; this is encoded by the coding sequence ATGCTCCGTATAGTCCCTCCGATGGGGTGCCAGAGCAACAACGCCACGCCCCCCGGACCCGCAATCGCACCCGGAGCCGAATCCCTCGACGCGATGCACATCGCCGAGAGCATCGGCTCCGGACGCCACCGGGACTGGTCCGGGGCGGCAAACCCGAGAGTCACACAGGCCGTCCCCGGCTTCGACGCCCCATTTTTCCAGGCGGGCCTCGCGGGATACTCCGATGCCGCCATGCGCATCGTCGCCCGCCGCCACGGCTGCCCCTACTGCGTCACAGAGGCCCTCCTCGATCGCACCCTCCTCGCCGGCGGGCGAGGATTCGTCAAGGCCGATCTCGGCGAGCTCCACGACAACGTCCCCGGAGGCGCAGAAGACCACCCCCTCGCCGTCCAGATCATGGGCTCTGACCCAAACGAGATGGCCGCCGCCGCCATCAAGGCCATCGAGCAAGGCAAAAGGACCGACAAGGCCTACCGCGCCCTCGCCTACAGCCACCTCACCCACGACCCCAGCGGCGCACTCGTCAAGTTCAAGCCCGACGACCTCGACCACGAGCCCGAGTACGAAGAGATCACCTGCGGCGAAGACGAGGAAGAAGCCACGCAGTCACAAAGTCACGAAGTCACGAAGTCTGTCTCTCACACCCCTTCGCCCCTCTGCCCCTCTGCCCCTTTGTCCCCACTCACATTCTCCACGGTCGACGTGAATCTGGCTTGCCCTGTCAAAAAGATCAAATCCAAAGCCCGAGGCGGGCACTGGCTCGCCGAGCCCGAGGGCGCGATCAAGATCCTCGAAGCGGTCCGCGAAGCCGTGCCCGCCCACATTCCCTGCACCGTCAAACTCCGCCGCTCATTCGACGACACTCCCGAAATGGTCGAGGCCTTCTACCGCATCTACGACGCCTCCTACGACATGGGATACGCCTGGGCCACCGTCCACGCCCGCACGGTCGAGCAGAAATACGTCGGACCCTCGCGCTGGGATCTCCTCAGAGAGATCGTCAACCGAACGCCCGATCGCGTCGTCTTCGGTTCCGGCGACATCTGGAACGTCCACGACATCTTCCGCATGCTCGCCTACACCGGCGTCAGCGCAGTCGCCGTCGCGCGTGGGTGCATCGGCAACCCCTGGATCTTCAGGCAGGCCCGCATGATGCTCGCCGGCACCGAGCCCACACGACCCACAATCCCCGAGCAGCGAGAGGTCCTCGAGCAGCACTACCGGCTCGCCCTCGCCGCCAACCGGCGCATGCGACACCCCGACGACTACACCTCAAAGAACATGCGCAAGTTCGGCATCCGCTTCGCCGAGCACCACCCCGACAGCGAACAGGTCCGCCTCCGCTTCATCGCCGTCAAGGGGATCGAAGACTGGCGACGCGTCCTCGAAGACCACTACGCCCAGCCATAA
- a CDS encoding DHH family phosphoesterase → MSSSRVEQYSTTSSLEEIGAFLRGVDAGGTIGIGTHMKPDGDAIGSTLAVTRALRAVGKRVTLLYMGGPPRWIETLATRAERSTFEEDGLPDPEPSVWLILDTGSWSQLEQLTPALTGRGSSVVIIDHHLQGDAVIADRRFIDKNAAAAAQPAAELCRILLGLRSCAELPVEIAEPLFLGLATDTGWFRHSNTKPETLRLAADLIGAGANHSRLYAMVEQSDTVGRLRLVARALGSLELFDNDRIAIMRLSLSDFEQAGASHGDTGGLADMALVIQSVRVSAVITEQSVKAGSPPLTKISMRSKEGPNAVDVNEVCGKLGGGGHARASGARMTLTLEQTRSRVLEALLT, encoded by the coding sequence ATGAGTTCGAGCCGGGTTGAGCAGTACAGCACGACGTCGTCTCTGGAAGAGATCGGCGCGTTTCTTCGGGGCGTTGATGCGGGGGGGACGATCGGCATCGGTACGCACATGAAGCCGGACGGGGACGCGATCGGTTCGACGCTCGCCGTCACGCGGGCTCTGCGGGCGGTCGGGAAGCGTGTGACGCTGCTCTACATGGGCGGCCCGCCTCGCTGGATCGAGACGCTCGCGACACGGGCGGAGCGCAGCACGTTCGAGGAGGACGGGCTGCCCGACCCGGAACCGTCGGTCTGGTTGATTCTGGACACGGGGTCGTGGTCGCAGTTGGAGCAGTTGACGCCCGCGCTGACGGGGCGGGGCTCGAGCGTTGTGATCATCGATCACCACCTGCAGGGCGACGCGGTGATCGCGGATCGGAGGTTCATCGACAAGAACGCGGCGGCGGCAGCGCAGCCGGCGGCGGAGCTGTGCCGCATTCTGCTGGGGCTGCGTTCGTGCGCGGAGCTGCCTGTTGAGATTGCCGAGCCGCTGTTTCTCGGGCTGGCGACGGACACGGGTTGGTTCCGCCATTCGAACACGAAGCCGGAGACGCTTCGGCTGGCGGCGGATCTGATCGGCGCTGGGGCGAACCACTCGCGTTTGTACGCGATGGTGGAGCAGTCGGACACGGTCGGGCGGCTGCGTCTGGTCGCGCGGGCTCTCGGGTCTCTCGAACTGTTCGACAACGATCGCATCGCGATCATGCGGCTCTCGCTCTCGGACTTTGAGCAGGCGGGGGCATCGCACGGCGACACCGGGGGCCTGGCGGACATGGCGCTCGTGATCCAGAGCGTGCGCGTCAGCGCGGTGATTACCGAGCAGTCGGTGAAGGCGGGCTCTCCCCCACTGACGAAGATCTCGATGCGGAGCAAGGAAGGCCCGAACGCGGTGGATGTGAACGAGGTGTGCGGGAAGCTGGGCGGGGGCGGGCACGCGCGGGCATCGGGGGCGCGGATGACGTTGACGCTTGAGCAGACGCGCAGCCGCGTGCTGGAGGCGTTGCTCACATGA